From the Pseudomonadota bacterium genome, one window contains:
- a CDS encoding prepilin-type N-terminal cleavage/methylation domain-containing protein, producing MRCAATRRSRGFTLVEMLVSSVVMLLVMNALYDLFTVGGRMLMVGQTRANLQAAALVGVNGVASDLRESALALVTVTGPGTTPTLSLRMQDPNSGLISSFAPLPYFVIYYHDPVNRTLMRKIWGNVSGDPVTFSPSPLLLNTRLSAAQLAQIIATPNGTERAVASMVDQFAVTPSPYPVLAPTAQLTISLSLSTQLQSASYVESAMTAVAPRNKI from the coding sequence ATGCGGTGCGCGGCAACCCGGCGGTCGCGCGGCTTCACACTGGTCGAGATGCTCGTCTCATCGGTGGTCATGCTGCTCGTGATGAACGCGCTCTACGACCTCTTCACCGTGGGCGGGCGCATGCTCATGGTGGGACAGACCCGCGCCAACCTGCAGGCGGCGGCGCTCGTGGGGGTGAACGGGGTCGCATCCGATCTGAGAGAATCGGCGCTGGCTCTCGTCACGGTAACGGGCCCCGGGACCACCCCCACCCTGTCTCTGCGCATGCAAGACCCGAACAGCGGGCTGATCTCATCGTTCGCCCCCTTGCCGTACTTCGTCATCTACTACCACGACCCCGTGAACCGCACGCTCATGCGAAAGATCTGGGGCAACGTCAGCGGTGACCCGGTCACGTTCTCCCCGAGTCCGCTGCTGCTCAACACGAGGCTCTCCGCCGCGCAGCTCGCGCAGATCATCGCCACCCCCAACGGCACGGAGCGAGCGGTGGCGAGCATGGTCGACCAGTTCGCGGTAACGCCATCGCCCTACCCTGTTCTGGCGCCCACGGCGCAGCTGACCATCTCGCTGAGCCTGAGCACGCAGCTGCAGTCGGCGTCGTACGTCGAGTCGGCCATGACCGCCGTGGCCCCAAGGAACAAGATCTGA